The window AAGCTGCACCGTTGCTTCCGATTTATATTGAAGTGTTTGTTTTGGAAAGTGGAATGTAAAATCGCCAATAGGAAGTATTTGGGCTGTTTTCTGAACTTTTGTTCTATCGATTAAATTATGAATTCTAACAATAAGTTCTTCCATGCTAAATGGCTTTTTTAGATAATCATTACCGCCAATTGTAAATCCATCTACCACATCTTGTGTTTGTGATTTTGCGGTTAGAAAGATAATAGGAATGGTATCGTCTTCTGTTCTAATTTCTTTTGCTAAAGTGAAGCCGTCTTTTTTGGGCATCATAACGTCTAAAACCAATATTTCAGGTTGTTCTTTTTTATAGGTAGAATAGGCGGTTTCGCCATTATCGCAAAGCAATACTTTGAAGTTTCTAGTTTCTAAACTTTCTTTAATGATTTGTCCTAAAGCAGGTTCGTCTTCCGCCAGTAATATGGTGATTGGTTTATGCATTAGGTAGTGTTATTTTAAAGGTTGTTTGTTTATTTTCTAAGTCTAATTGAATCGTTCCTTCATGTTTTTCTATAATTTTCTTGGTGTAATACAAACCGATTCCGAAGCCTTTTACATTGTGAATATTCCCTTTTGGAACGCGATAAAACTGTTCAAATATTTTTTCTTTATAGGCTTTCGTTAAGGTGTTTCCGTTGTCGGATACACGAATAATAAAGGATTGTGCGTTTTGCTCTAATTGTATTGTGATTTTATCGCCGCCGTATTTAATCGCATTATCTATTATGTTATTAATGGCATTTTCAAAATGGAAAACATCAATATATGCGAAGATGTTTTCTGTGTTAGCATCAAAATTAATGGTTTTATTATCTAGATGCAATTGGTGTTTATCTACTATAGATTGCAATAAATCTTTAATATTTTGATTCTCTTTTACCAATTGTAAATTGTCGCTATCTAACGTGGCTGTTTCCAACAATTTTTCCACCATGGTATTTAGCTTGGCTAATTGGTTGGTAGAAATATCTAAATAATTAGAAGTTTTCTCCTTGTCTTCTTTGGCATTGAAATTTTTAATACTTTCTAAGGCAACACTAATAGTGGCAATTGGCGTTTTAAATTCGTGGGTGATATTACTTATTAAATCGTTTTTTACTTCTGCTAGTTGCTTTTGATGTTTAATGATTTTTAATAAATAGAACAAGCTTGAAATGATTGATAAGGCTAATACGAAGGATAATAACATACCTAATAATCCTTCTTTTAAAATAATACTTGTGGCATTTGGATATGCCATCGTGATTTTTTCATTCGGTTTTAAAAACTTGGATTTCGAGGTAGTAGTTAAATAATCAATAGGAACAATAGCTTTACTAGACGTGTTAACAATGCTGTCATTTTTAAAATGTTTTAACGTAAACGGAATTGTTATTTCTTTTCGTTGTAACTCTTTTGTAATTAAAGGGTTTAGTTTCGAGAAGTTTAAGGTGTCTTCAAGTATAGATATGTAAATGGAAGAAATATTTTTCGTGAATTCTAAACTGTCGGCTTCTTTTTTATCCCAAATTACTTTTATCTGTTTGGTGGTATTGCCTTCTTTTAAAAAGGTATATCCACTACTAGAATCTTGTAATTGCGTAAACCCAGTAATGTCTTCTCCTAATTTTTCTTTGTATTCTTTTTCAAGCACAAGAAATAGGGAATCTGCATTTTTATGTGGTTCTGTGTCAATATTAATGTTGCTAGTTTCACTGTCAAAAAAGGTGATACGTTTATTCGATTTTGCTAAATCTGCATAATATGCATCTAAAGCATTGTCTAAGCTCGTTTGTACATTATTACTAAAATGCTGCTTGTTTTGAAGATAGTTTTTGTAATTCCAATAGCATTGTACCGCTATGGTTAGCACAATAGTAGTTAGGATTAAATATAGAATCCAATGGTATTTTTTTGTATTCATATTTCAAATGTATAAGTAAAAACCCTATAAAACCAATCGCTTAACACTAGTTAACACTCGTTAACTATTAAAAGGTATTTATAGTTTCATATTTGTGGCGTATTAATCAAAAAACACAAGTTATGACATTTAGAAACACATGCATTCTTTTTCTGCTTATGGTATTTTCAAAATCCGTATTAGCGCAAGATTTTAAGGGCATAGCAACCTATAAATCCTACCGAAAAATAGATTTACAATCTAATGATAACCAGAGTGATGCCGTGCAAAAACAAATTCAGGAACAGCTTCAAAAACAAATGCAAAGAGCGTACACGTTAACCTTTACTAGAAACGAATCTATCTATAAAGAAAATGAAAAACTTGCTACTCCTGCACCTTCTTCTGGCGGAATTAAAATTACGGTAGAATCGAGTTTGGATGTGCTGTATAAAAACATGAAAGCGAATAGGTATGTAGAAGAATCTGATATTTTTGATAAGCAGTTTTTGGTAAAAGACAGTCTAAAGAATTACAATTGGAAATTAGTGAATGAAACCAAAAGTATTGGCGAATATACCTGTTATAAAGCGACGATTTCGGAAGAAGTAGAAAAGAAATCTTTTATAGATGGAAGTTTAGAAACGGTGAAAGAAGAACGAATTACAACAGCCTGGTACACACCACAAATCCCAGTGAATAATGGGCCACAAGATTTTCATGGTTTACCAGGGTTGATACTAGAAATTAATGATGGTACCCTCACTTTAATATGTTCTAAAATTATAATGAATCCTAAAGAAAGTCTTGAAATTAAAGAGCCTAAAAAAGGAAAAGTGGTTTCCCAAGAAAAGTTTGATGCAATCATGAAGAAGAAAAACAAGGAAATGATGGATCGTATGCAGTCTAGAAAAAAGGATGGAAGTAATGTTATCATTATTGGGGGATAACCTTTAAGAATACTTTAACATTTGCGGATTAAACGTTTTTCTGTTTTTAAAGTCTTACTGTCATTATTAAACCTAATTTTATAAAACAAAAACTACAAATAATTCCATAATGAAAACGTATAAAAAACTATCTATTATCTGCATCCTGTTTTTCTCTGTAGCAGCAACCTATGCGCAACAAGATTTTCAAGGGAAAGCGTATTACGCATCTAAAACTACTGTAGATATGGACAACTTTGGTCGTCCAGACATGTCGCCAGACAGAAAAAAGCAAATGATGGATCGTATGAAAAGCTTTCTTGAAAAATCATACACTCTTACGTTTAATAAAACGGAATCTATTTATAAAGAAGAAGAACAATTAGCTGCTCCAGGAGGATCTCAAGGTAGAGGTTTTGGAGGTTTTGGCGCTAGTTTTGTTGCAGGTGTGCAATATAAAAATGTACAAAACAATCAGTTATTACAAGAACAAGAGTTTTTTGGAAAGCAGTTTTTAATAGTAGATTCCTTACCAAAATTAAAATGGAAAATGACTGGCGAAACCAAGCAAATTGGTCAGTATATGGCTATGAAAGCTACAGCAATGAAACCTGTAGATAAAATGAGTTTTGCAAGTTTTAGACCAGGACCAAGAGGTGGTGATAAAGAAACAGCAGATAAAAAAGGCGATTCTACCAAGGTAGACAAGCCAGTGGAAGAAAAAGAAGTGCCAAAAGAAATTGAAGTTACTGCTTGGTACACCATGCAAATTCCAGTAAACCAAGGTCCGGGAGAATATTGGGGACTTCCAGGTTTAATACTAGAAGTTAGCGCAGATAGAACGACTGTTTTATGTACTAAAATTGTTTTAAATCCTACAGAAAAAGAAAGCATCAACGCACCATCTAAAGGTAAAGAAGTTACCAAAGATGAATACACAGAAATTGTTACTAAGAAAATGGAAGAAATGCGCGAAATGTACGGTGGTCGTGGAGGCGGACGTACAGGAAGAGGTCGTTAATCCAGTAAAATATTCCATTTAAACCAACCTTAAATTTTAAAAATGAAAAACCTTTTAACGCTACTAATCTGTTTAGTAGCAAGCACCACTTTTGCCCAAGTTAGAATAGAAGGGATAGTGAAAGATAGTATTGGTAACCCTTTAGAACTTGCCAATGTTGTTGCCATAAATCAAGAAACAAAAGCATTAGATTCTTACGGAATTACCAATGATGCCGGACGTTATAAATTGTCTTTAGAGAAGAATGCTAGTTACCAAATTCAAGTGAGTTATATTGGTATGAAAACTACCGAAGACCTTTTTAGTACCAAAGAAGAAGACCTTACTAGAAATTATACATTACAAGATGATAATACCTTAGACGAAGTAGAACTAGTCTATGAAATGCCGGTAACCGTGAAAGGAGATACCATTGTATATAACGCAGATTCTTTTAAAACAGGAACCGAAAGAAAACTAGAAGATGTTTTAAAGAAACTTCCAGGAGTAGAAATCAACGACGATGGTGAGATTGAAGTAGAAGGAAAGAAGGTTACTAAAATCATGGTCGATGGTAAAGATTTCTTTGACGGAGACACCAAATTAGCGGCAAAAAATATTCCATCGAATGCTATTGATAAAGTACAAGTACTTAAAAACTTTAGCGAAGTTGGACAATTAAGTAGCGTAACCAACAACCAAGATAATATTGCTATTAACCTAAAGTTAAAAGAAGGAAAAGATAAATTCTG is drawn from Lacinutrix sp. WUR7 and contains these coding sequences:
- a CDS encoding GLPGLI family protein translates to MTFRNTCILFLLMVFSKSVLAQDFKGIATYKSYRKIDLQSNDNQSDAVQKQIQEQLQKQMQRAYTLTFTRNESIYKENEKLATPAPSSGGIKITVESSLDVLYKNMKANRYVEESDIFDKQFLVKDSLKNYNWKLVNETKSIGEYTCYKATISEEVEKKSFIDGSLETVKEERITTAWYTPQIPVNNGPQDFHGLPGLILEINDGTLTLICSKIIMNPKESLEIKEPKKGKVVSQEKFDAIMKKKNKEMMDRMQSRKKDGSNVIIIGG
- a CDS encoding sensor histidine kinase KdpD: MNTKKYHWILYLILTTIVLTIAVQCYWNYKNYLQNKQHFSNNVQTSLDNALDAYYADLAKSNKRITFFDSETSNINIDTEPHKNADSLFLVLEKEYKEKLGEDITGFTQLQDSSSGYTFLKEGNTTKQIKVIWDKKEADSLEFTKNISSIYISILEDTLNFSKLNPLITKELQRKEITIPFTLKHFKNDSIVNTSSKAIVPIDYLTTTSKSKFLKPNEKITMAYPNATSIILKEGLLGMLLSFVLALSIISSLFYLLKIIKHQKQLAEVKNDLISNITHEFKTPIATISVALESIKNFNAKEDKEKTSNYLDISTNQLAKLNTMVEKLLETATLDSDNLQLVKENQNIKDLLQSIVDKHQLHLDNKTINFDANTENIFAYIDVFHFENAINNIIDNAIKYGGDKITIQLEQNAQSFIIRVSDNGNTLTKAYKEKIFEQFYRVPKGNIHNVKGFGIGLYYTKKIIEKHEGTIQLDLENKQTTFKITLPNA
- a CDS encoding response regulator transcription factor, whose protein sequence is MHKPITILLAEDEPALGQIIKESLETRNFKVLLCDNGETAYSTYKKEQPEILVLDVMMPKKDGFTLAKEIRTEDDTIPIIFLTAKSQTQDVVDGFTIGGNDYLKKPFSMEELIVRIHNLIDRTKVQKTAQILPIGDFTFHFPKQTLQYKSEATVQLTHREAHLLFHLIKNKNQVLDRSLILNKLWGSDDFFNARSMDVFISKLRKKLKQDKSLQILNVRGFGYKLIC
- a CDS encoding GLPGLI family protein, yielding MKTYKKLSIICILFFSVAATYAQQDFQGKAYYASKTTVDMDNFGRPDMSPDRKKQMMDRMKSFLEKSYTLTFNKTESIYKEEEQLAAPGGSQGRGFGGFGASFVAGVQYKNVQNNQLLQEQEFFGKQFLIVDSLPKLKWKMTGETKQIGQYMAMKATAMKPVDKMSFASFRPGPRGGDKETADKKGDSTKVDKPVEEKEVPKEIEVTAWYTMQIPVNQGPGEYWGLPGLILEVSADRTTVLCTKIVLNPTEKESINAPSKGKEVTKDEYTEIVTKKMEEMREMYGGRGGGRTGRGR